The genomic interval TGCTGTTCGCCGGCATCGACGACCAGTACACCCGCGACACGGGACAGGACGTCTCCCGCGCGCAGATGCAGGTCGACCTGCCCGACGGCGTCCCGGTGGCCCCGGCCGCGGCGGACTTCGAGAAGACCGAGGGCGTGCGCGGCGTCCACGCGCTCTCCTACGGATACCTCCACGAGAAGCCCGCCGACTCCGAGGAACCGGGCCGCGGCGCCCAGCTGACCGTCGGCGACTGCGAGGCCCTGCGCATGGTCGCGAAGCTGACCGGCTGCGCGGACGGTGACGTCTTCGCGCTGACCGGCGCCGACTACGACACGGACACCCAGGCCCTGAACAAGCCAGGCCGCGCACTGCACCTGGACCAGGGCAGCACGCCCGGCGCGCGGGGCGACGCCCTCTGGACCGTGCCCCGGGGCGTGAAGCGCGCCGTCTCCGTGCAGGACCCCACCGGGATGCTGAGCAGCGGCTTCCTGCTGACGCCGGGCGCCGTGACGCCCGACGTCGGGAAGCGGGTGTCCGGAAGGCTGTGGCTCGTCATCGACGAGTCGGTGCCCGACGTGCAGGAACTGGTGCGCAACACGGCCGCCGCCGTCGACCCGCTGGCCCACGCCTCCACCTGGGTCGCCACCGAGCGCACCGCCCGGTTCGACTCCCTCCGCACCGGCCTGTTCGTCGGCGCCACCGCCGTGCTGGTGCTCATCGGGGTGAGCCTGCTGGTCTCGCAGCTGGAGCAGTTGCGGGAGCGCCGCAAGCTGCTGTCGGCCCTGGTCGCGTTCGGCACCCGGCGCCGCACGCTGAGCCTGTCGGTGCTGTGGCAGACGGCGGTCCCGATCGGTCTGGGCCTCGCGCTCTCCGCGCTGGTGGGCACGGTCCTCGGCGCGGTGCTGCTGCGGATGACCGCGACTCCGGTCCGGGTGGACTGGGGAACCGTGCTCGGGATGACGGGCGTCGGCGCGGGCGTGGTCGCCCTGGTCACCCTGCTCAGCCTGCCGCCGCTGCTGCGGATGATGCGCCCGGACGGTCTGCGGACCGAGTGACGGGACGCCGGTCCTCCACCGTGCGGACCGGCAGGTCGCGCAGCGCCTCGCGCAGCGCGACCGCAAGCTGTTCGTACTCCGCCGCCCTCGCCGCGCCCGTGCGCATGGCGAGGGCGATGCGGCGTTTCGGGGCGGGGTCGGCGAAGCGCGCGGTGAGGAGGCGGTCGGCGCGGCTGGTCTCCACCTCGACGGCGGTGTGCGGCAGCAGCGTGACGCCGAGCCCGCCCGCCACGAGCTGCACCAGCGTGGACAGTCCGGCCGCCGTGGTGGTGGCGGCCACCCCCGCGCTGCCGGCCTCGCGGCAGATGTCGAGGGCCTGGTCGCGCAGGCAGTGCCCCTCGTCGAGCAGCAGCAGGTTCAGCTCGCGCAGCACCGTGCGGGGGATGCCGCAGCGTCCGCCGAGCGGGTGCCCGGGCGGGGTGACCAGCACGAAGTCCTCGTCGAACAACGGCAGTTCGGTCACCCCGGGGACCCCGAGGGGCACGGCGAGCAGCAGCAGGTCGAGCCGGCCCGCGGCCAGCCCGTCGAGCAGGCTGGCGGTGTGCTCCTCGTGCACCTGGAGGTCGAGGCGCGGATAGCGGTCGTGGACCAGCCGGAGCACCGTGGGCAGCAGATACGGCGCGACGGTCGGGATGACGCCGAGCCGCAGCGCCCCGGTGAACGGCGCCCGCAGCGCGTCCGTCTCCTCCATGAGCGCGCCGACCTCCGCGAGCACGCCCTTGGCGCGGGCGGCGAGCCGCTCCCCGGCCGGGGTGAGCAGCACCCTGCGTGTCGTACGCTCCACGAGCGTCATGCCGAGCGTCTCCTCCAGCGCCGACAGCGCGCCGGACAGCGCGGGCTGACTCATCCCCAGGGCCGCGGCCGCGTCGCGGAAGTGCAGATGCTCGGCCACCGCCGCGAACGCCCGGAGCTGCGCCAGGCTCGGCTGCCGACGCCGATCACCCACAGTCACTGATAGGTCCCTCCGATCAACACGACCGAGTGTAGCTATTTCTTTGATCAATGCACTCTGTGCCAACATCAACTCGGTCCAACCGTTGGGAAACACCCATAATCGGGGTGTTTCTTCGCTGCAAGGAGAGCCTGTGCTCACTGTCGGTGACAAGTTCCCCGAGTTCGAACTGACCGCCTGTGTCTCGCTGGAGAAGGGCAAGGAGTTCGAGACGATCGACCACAAGACCTACGAGGGCAAGTGGAAGGTCGTGTTCGCATGGCCCAAGGACTTCACCTTCGTGTGCCCGACCGAGATCGCCGCGTTCGGCAAGCTGAACGACGAGTTCGCCGACCGCGACGCCCAGGTGCTCGGCTTCTCCGGTGACTCGGAGTTCGTCCACCACGCCTGGCGCAAGGACCACGACGACCTGCGCGACCTGCCGTTCCCGATGATGGCGGACCCGAAGCACGAGCTGATGCGCGCCCTCGGCATCGAGGGCGAGGACGGCTACGCCAAGCGCGCCGTGTTCATCGTGGACCAGAACAACGAGATCCAGTTCTCCATGGTGACCGCCGGCTCCGTCGGCCGTAACCCGAAGGAGGTCCTGCGGGTCCTGGACGCCCTGCAGACCGACGAGCTCTGCCCGTGCAACTGGTCCAAGGGCGACGAGACCCTGGACCCGGTCGCGCTGCTGGCCGGGGAGTGAGCTGACGTGTCCCTCGACTCCCTGAAGTCCCGCATACCGGACTACGCCAAGGACCTGAAGCTCAACCTGGGTTCGGTCATCGGCAACTCCGACCTGTCCGCCCAGCAGCTCTGGGGCACGGTGCTGGCGACCGCCATCGCCTCGCGCTCCCCGATCGTGCTGCGCGAGCTGGAGCCGGAGGCGAAGGCGAACCTGTCGCCGGAGGCGTACACGGCCGCCAAGGCCGCCGCCGCGGTGATGGCGATGAACAACGTCTTCTACCGCACCCGCCACCTGCTGTCGGACCACGAGTACGGCAACCTGCGGGCCGGCCTGCGGATGAACGTCATCGGCAACCCGGGCGTCGACAAGGTCGACTTCGAGTACTGGTCCTTCGCCGTGTCCGCGATCAACGGCTGCGGCATGTGCCTGGACTCGCACGAGCAGGTGCTGCGCAAGGCCGGCGTGGACCGTGACGTCATCCAGGAGGCGTTCAAGATCGCCGCGGTGGTCCAGGCCGTCGCCGCGACCCTCGACGCCGAGGCGGTGCTCGCGGAATAACGCCTCCGCGTCCGCCCCGTCACCCGCGTGCCACGGGCCCGTCCACCCTCCGGGGGTGGACGGGCCCGTCGCCGTTCCGGGACCCCGCGCGGAACGGACGTCAGTCCGCGGGTCCCTGGGGCCGGTCGGGCTCCGCTTCCGTGGGCAGCGGTTCGGGATGCGCCGGGGGCGGGGCGTCCGGCGCGGACATGGCCGTGGCGCCACGCGGCCGGGGCGACTGCACGAGGGCCGCCTCGTGGGAGTACGCCCGCAGATAGCCCACGACGGTGTTGGCGACCGCGACGAGCGGCACGGCGACCACCGCGCCCCCGATGCCCGCGACGAGGCCGCCGGTGGCGACGGCCAGCACCACCGCGAGCGGATGGACCCGCACCGCGCGCCCGAGGATGAACGGCTGCAGGATGTGGCCCTCGATCTGCTGGACCGCCAGCACCACCACGAGCGTCATCACACCGGTGAACACGCCCTGGGTGACCAGCGCGACGACCACGGCCAGCGCGCCGGACACCACCGCGCCCACGAGCGGGATGAACGAGAACAGGAAGATGAAGACGGCGAGCGGCACCGCCAGCGGCACGTCGAGGAAGTAGATGCCGAGGCCGATGAAGATGGCGTCGATCAGTGCCACGACCACCGTGCCGCGCACGTACGCGGTGAGCGTGCGCCAGGCGACCGGGCCGGCGCCGGCGACGCCCGGACGGGCCACGGCCGGGACCAGCTTGAGCGACCACTGCCAGATCCGCTTGCCGTCGTAGAGCAGGAACAGCGTCGAGAAGAGCGCCAGCAGCAGGCCGGTGAGCGCCTCGACGACGACCGTCACGCCCTCCAGGCCCGCCGAGGTGATCTGCTCGGTGTTGGCGCCGACCGCCTCGCGCAGGTTCTTGGCGATCTCGTTGATCTGCTTGTCGGTGACGTGGAACGGGCTGTTGAGCAGCCAGTTGCGCAGTTCGTCGATGCCGTCCTGGATCTGGTCGGCGAGGGTGTCGATGTTCTCCATGACCTGCCAGGTCACGAACCAGCCGATGAGTCCCATGACGACGAAGCCGAACAGCGCGGTCAGCACGGTGGCCGGTCCGCGCGGCACCCCGAGCCGCCGCAGCCGGGCGACCGTGGGCTGGAGCAGCGCGGTGATGAGCAGCGAGGCGACGAACGCCAGCACCACCAGCTGGACGGCGCTGATGACGCGCATCAGCACCCAGACGGTGCCCGCGAGCACCAGCAGGCGCCAGCCGGCCTCGGCGGCGACCCGGACGCCCCAGGGCACGGCCTGCGCCGGGTCGGGGCGCACCGGGAGGACGACCTGGGTGTACTCGGGGGGCGGAGGTAGCCGGTCGGGGTCGGCGGCGGGGCGCGCGGGGTCGTCGTCCGGCCCCCGGTCGCCCGTGACTTCGGCGCGGCGCTCCTCCAGCCGCTTGCCGACCTTCGTCAGTCCTGCTCCGACCCGGCCGAGCCACCCTGGCAGTCGCGACATGATCCGTCCTCTTCCCCCGTTTCTCCCCACCAGTCCCCCTGGAGCCGTCGGTCAGACGGTACAGGGCGAAAGCCCCGCACCGTAGGACGGTGCGGGGCTGTGCCGGAGTCGAGCGCGCCTCGTGGCGACGGACGGGTCCGCGGACCTAGTACCAGTGGTTGGCCTGCCAGAACTCCCAGGCACCGCACGGGCTGCCGTAGCGGCTGTCCATGTAGTTGAGGCCCCACTTGATCTGGGTGGCCGGGTTGGTCTGCCAGTCGGCGCCGGCGGAGGCCATCTTGGAGCCCGGCAGGGCCTGCACGAGGCCGTAGGCGCCGGAGGAGGGGTTGGTGGCCTGGTAGTTCCAGGTGGACTCGCGTTCCACGATGTTGCTGAAGCACTGGAACTGGTCGGCGGGCACCATCTGGCGGGCCATGGCCTGGACCTCGGCGACCGAGTAGGAGGCCTGGACCGCGAAGGAGGACGCGTCACGCGCGGCGGAACGGCTGGCGGCCTTCTCGGCCTGCTCGCGCTCCTGGGCGTCGCGCTTGGCCTGCTCGGCCTTCTCGGCTGCCTTCTTCTTCGCGATCGCGGTCTTGGCGGCGGCCTTGCGGGCTGCCTCCTCCGCGTCCTTCTTGGCGGTCGCGTCCGCGGCGATGGCCATCGTCTGGGCCTGCTGCGTCAGCGACGCGGTCTGCACCTGCGCCTGCTCCCCCGCGGGGATGTCCGCGAGCAGCGTGGTGCCGGCTGCCGTCGCTTCGGCGTCGTTGTTCTGCGCTGCGGTGCTGCCCGAGGCAACGCCGACGACGCTTCCGACAGCGGTGACCGCCGTGGCCGAGGCCACTGCGAATCCCCGGACCGAGATCCGGCTCACACGGTTTCCTTCCAGCATCGCCCGCTTCGGTGACCCTCGCGGACGCAATCGTGCCCCTGACACTGGCCTCCCCAACTACGGGTCACGGAAGGCACGGGCCCGGTGGGCAACTCCTTCGGCAGGAGCGCCGCGTGGTGCTCGGGCGGCATACGACGACGCTATGGAGTTGAAAGGGTGTTCCTGTGCGGTTGTGTACCTCCCCCGCCGCCTTGACGGCCCGGGGGGGCACCCCCGAGGGGCACAACTGTGTCGTATGCGGGGCCTGACAGGAGTGAGACTCTGCCGTAACCGAGTGGCGCGAGGCAATTCCCTGTCGCGTGTGAAAGCTCACATGTCGTTCGCCCCCAGGGATCACCGGAAAGCCGCACACGCGCCGACGCCGCCCGGCTAGGCTCTACGCCTTTCCCGGACGGCGCCAACTACCGCGTCACCGACTCGCGTCGGGACGCGAGGGTCAGATGTGACCGTCTTCGAGCATTTCGGTCACAAGGGCCGCGATCTGGGACCTCTCGGACCGGTTCAGGGTCACGTGGGCGAACAGTGGATGCCCCTTCAGTTTTTCGACGACGGCGACCACACCGTCGTACCGGCCGACCCGCAGGTTGTCCCGCTGCGCCACGTCGTGCGTCAGGACGACCCGGGAATTGGCCCCGATCCGGGACAGAACGGTCAACAGGACATTCCGCTCGAGGGACTGGGCCTCGTCCACGATGACGAACGCGTCGTGCAGCGAGCGGCCCCGGATGTGGGTGAGCGGCAGGACCTCCAGCATGCCGCGCGCGGTGACCTCCTCGATGACCTCCCGGCTGGTGACCGCCGACAGCGTGTCGAACACGGCCTGGGCCCAGGGGCTCATCTTCTCGGCCTCGGTGCCGGGCAGATAGCCCAGCTCCTGTCCGCCCACCGCGTACAGCGGCCGGAAGACCATCACCTTCTGGTGCTGCCGCCGCTCCAGCACGGCCTCCAGGCCCGCGCACAGCGCGAGCGCCGACTTGCCGGTGCCGGCCCGGCCGCCCATGGACACGATCCCGACGTCCGGGTCGAGCAGCAGGTCGAGCGCGATCCGCTGCTCGGCGCTGCGGCCCTTGATGCCGAACGCCTCCCGGTCGCCGCGCACCAGGCGGACGTTGCCCTCGGCGGTGACCCGGCCGAGGGCCTTCCCGCGCTCGGACTGGATGGTCAGGCCGGTGTGCACGGGCAGGTCCGCGGCCTCGGGCACGTACACGTGGCCTTCCTCGAAGAGGACGTCCACCTGCTCGCCGGGCAGGGTCAGTTCGGACATTCCGGTCCAGCCGGAGGAGTCCGTGATGGCGAGCTCCGCGCGGTACTCCTCGGCGAGGAGGCCGACGGAGGACGCCTTGATCCTGAGCGGGAGGTCCTTCGACACCACGGTGACGTCGAACCCCTCGGCCTGCAGATTGCGGGCGACCGCGAGGATGCGGGAGTCGTTGTCCCCCAGGCGGTAGCCGCTGGGCAGCACGCTGGGGTCCGAGTGGTTGAGCTCGACCCGCAGGGTTCCGCCGAGGTCCCCGGTCGGGATGGGGGCGTCGAGACGGCCGTACCGCACCCGGTAGTCGTCCAGCAGGCGCAGGGCCTGGCGGGCGAAGTAGCCGAGCTCGGGATGGTTCCGCTTGGCCTCCAGCTCGGTCACCACGACGACGGGGAGCACGACCTCGTGCTCGTCGAAGCGGGACGGGGCATGGGGGTCGGCCAGCAGGACGCTGGTGTCGAGAACGTAGGTGCGCCGGTCGGGCTTGTGGCGCTTTGCGCTGGTCACCACGGAAGGACGAACCCCCTCGGATGAGGTCGGGGAGCGACGAGGCGGAGCTGGACCGGTCGACGGCCGCGATGCACAGCGGGCCGAGAACCGGCCCTCCGCCGCTTCTTCCGTGCCGTGACCGCACGGTCGGGCTGGTGCAAAGGGCCTCCCGGGCGGACGGCACCCGTGCCGTCCGCTGAGATACGACACCCGTGGTTCGGGCGTCGACCTGACTCAGTTATGCCCTTGAACAAGCGCCGCCATGCCACGGCCCCTGACGGCACGCAGGTGAACGGTGCGTGACACCCGGTGACCCCAGGGTGGTGCGGAAGTGGTGGGAGGGCGTGTCAGGGTGATGCGGGGTGACACGCGCCGGCGCGCGATGACCGTACGCGGTGGCGCCCGGTGGAGCGGGTGCGGCGGGCGCGGCGGGTACGGCGGTCAGCCGCCGAAGCGCCGGTGGCGTGCGGCGTAGTCGCGCAGCGCGCGCAGGAAGTCCACCTTGCGGAAGGCCGGCCAGAAGACCTCGCAGAAGTAGTACTCCGAGTGGGCCGTCTGCCACAGCATGAATCCGGACAGCCGCTGTTCGCCGCTGGTGCGGATGACGAGGTCCGGATCGGGCTGCGCCTTGGTGTAGAGGTGACGTCCGATCATGTCGACGTCCACGGACTCGGCGAGCTCGTCCATCGAAACGCCCTTGTCGTGGGCCTCGAGGAGCATGGAGCGCACGGCGTCGGCGATCTCCTGGCGTCCGCCGTACCCGATGGCCACGTTGACGACTATCCCGTCGACGTGCGCGGTGGCCGCCTCGGCCTCCTTCAGGACGGTCTGCATCCCGGAGGGCAGCAGATCGAGGGTGCCCACGTGGTGGACCCGCCAGCGGCCGTCGGCGGCGAGCGTGCGCACCACGTCCTCGATGATGCCGAGGAGCGGGACGAGTTCCTCCTCGGGCCGGTCGAAGTTGTCCGTCGACAGCAGCCACAGGGTGACCACCTCGACGTCCGTCTCGCTGCACCAGCCGAGGAACTCCTCGATCTTGTCCGCGCCGGCCCGGTGGCCGTGCACGGTGCTGGACCCCGCGGCCTTCGCCCAGCGGCGGTTGCCGTCCATGATGACGCCGATGTGCTTGGGCACCTGAGCGGTGTCCAGGTGACCTTCCACCCGGCGTGCGTACAGCCTGACCAGCAGGCTCCGCAGCTTGTCGCGCAGGTTCACGTGATCGTCAGCCCCTCCGTGCGGATCGGACAGGCGCGGCACCCCGCCGCGTCGCGCGGCAAGCGGCCCGGTCTCGGCCGCGGGCGGTCCCTGCCCGGATGGCGGTCCCCAGAGGCGAAGCGTACCCCCGCCGGGGCGGGGGTCCCCAACGTCCGGGGTGGCGCGCTTTGTCAGCTGTACTGCGGTGGCACGCCGTTTGCCTGGTGCCGCCGGAACCAGTACCGCGCGGGCTTCCCGCAGAGCAGCACCAGGACGGCGACGGCGGAACCGAGCGGCAGGACGCCGAGCGGGATGCCCTGTCCCGCCGCGCCGAGCGCGAAGAGGATCTGCACGGAGGCCGGCGCCAACGAGGCCACGCGCACGCCGTTGCCCGCCTTCGGGAACCGGAACGCCAGCACGAACAGCACGGCGGTCATCAGGTACGTGCTGAAGAACCGCCCCGACTCCTCCGCTCCCGCGCCGGCGGCGACCAGGACGGTCAGCAGCACGGCGATGCCGAACGTCACGAAGATCACGATCTGCGCGGCGCGGACGGGGCCGGGCATGCCGACGGGCCCGGCGCCCCCCGGCCAAGGCGCGGCGCCGGGCCATCCGTAGGAGTGAGCGCCAGGCTGGCCGTAGGGATGGGCGCCGGGCTGGCCGTAGGGGTGGACGCCGGGCTGCGCGTACGGCTGGGCGACGGGTTGGCCGTAGGGCGACGGGGCTCCGGGCTGCGCGGGGTACGGCGGCTGGGGCCGGGGGCGTGGAGGAGGAGGGGTACGGCGGGTGCGGATACGACGGGTACGCCGGGTCGGGCGACTGCCCCAGGGGCTGAGCGGGCGGCGGTCCGTAGGGGCCGGGGCCGCCAGGAGGCTGCTGAGGGGCCGGTGTCGGATGCTCGTTCGACATGCCGGGACTTCAGCCAGCGGGCTGCGCGGGAGGAGACCGGAGGGGCCGCAGGAGACCGGAGGAGGCCGCGGAGGAGGCCGCGGAGGGGGCGAAGAGGCCGGAAGGAACCGGAGAAGCCGGAGGAAGCCAGAGGGGGCCGTCGCGGGCGGGGTGCGTCGGCGCGAGACGGCGGACAAGAGAAACGGGCCGGTCCGTGGGGGGGAGACGGACCGGCCCGAGGGGGGGTTTCCACCATAACCCTTCGTAAGTGATGCTGCGTGCATCGGCGCGGCACAACTACTCTCCGGAACCGCCCGGCGACGCCTGGATGCCCTCGGAGGGGCCGTTTCAGGGGTCTCTCCTGGCCGGAACCCAGCGAAAACACGCGGAAAACGGGCGCTGAGGGAGCGCTGTGGGGACTCTGTGCAGGGTGTGGCACCAACCCCGCACCTTTCCGGTCACTCTTCCGGCTGTCCCCCCGACGGGTGACCCCGGCGGCGGCTCCGGCTTGACCCGGAGGCGGGGCGACGGGAGGGGAGGCGGGACGACGGAAAAGGAGAGGCGGGTGGTGCGGGCGCCGCGCAGCCCCCTCCACTGCGCGGTGACCCTTCCGCGCAGCTTTGCTGACGCGAATCAACTTGGTCCGAACCTAAGTGATGGGCCGCTGCCGGAACCAGCCCCCACCCATAACGATGCGGCAACTACGCGCGTCGACCGGATGCGGCGGCCTCTGAACCGCCCGCACCACCCGCACCGCCCGAACTGCCCGGACCGCCCGGCCTGCGCGCCTCGACGAGGTGACGCGAGCTGTGGGCCGCGAAGGAGCCCTCGGCCTCGATCCGCTCGTGCAGCTCCCGCAGCCTCGGCCGGTACTCCTCGACGGTGAAGCCGGGGACCATCCAGATCACCTTGCGCAGGAAGTGCACCACCGCGGCGATGTCGAAGAACTCCATGCGCAGCCGCTCGGCCCGCAGCTCCACGACCTCGAGCCCGGCCGCCTCGGCGTCCCGCCGCTCCCGCTCCGGATCGCGCGCGGTACGGCTCTCCTCGGGCTGCGGGCCGAGGAAGAACTCGACGAGTTCGAAGGCGCTGGCGGGTCCCACGTGCTGGGCGAGGTAGGCGCCGCCGGGCTCGAGCACCCGGGCGATCTCGTGCCAGTGCGGCCGGACGGGATGCCGACTGACGACGAGGGAGAACGAACCGTCGGCGAACGGCAGCGGCGCGGCCTCGGCCGCCGCGACGAGGGCGGCGCCGTACGGCCGGAGCGTCCGCGCAGCCTTGCGGACGTTGGGCGGCCAGCCCTCGGTGGCGACGACGCGCGGGGGCCGTCGCCGAGCCCGGCCGAGGGCGAACGCGAGGACCTCTCCCCCGCCGGTCTGCACGTCGAGCACGGGCCCGTCCGCCGTGCCCAGCCGGCCGGCCAGGGTGGTGGCGTACCCCCAGGAGGGACGCGCCTCGACGGCGCGCCCCTCGAACCAGGAGAAGTCCCACCCCTCGGTGGGCACGGAGGCGCCCTCGGCGAGGAGTTCGTCGAACGTGCGGGGGCGGGTACGGGTACGGGGTCGTGGCCGGGGACGGGGCATGTGGCGAGGATGCCCGAACGCGGGGCCGGCCGTCGCGCGCTTTTCCCGCCCCGCGCCGCCCCGCGCGCCCGTGGGTTCACGCCACGAGGGGCCGTACCTCCTCTGCGGCGAAGCGCACGAAGCCCTCCGGGTCGGGTTCGTCGCCGGTCGGCTGGAGGACGACCGAGTCGGCGCCCGCCTCGGCCAGCCGCCGCACGGCCTCGGCGACGGCGCGGGCGTCCCCGGCGACCCCGAGCTCGGCGTCGGCGCCGTGCCCCTCGGCGACCAGCTCGGCCCGCAGCCGCTCGCGCGCACCGTCGCCGGTCGAGGTCAGCAGATAGACGACGACCCGATGACCGGCCGGGTCACGCCCCGCCGCGACCCGGCCCTCCTCGATGAGCCGGCGTGCCTGCCGGACGCCGTCGGCGGAGGTGTCGGCGGTGAGGATGGTGCCGTCGGCGGCCTCCCCGGTGAGCCGTACGGTACGGGGGCCCATACCGCCGGCCAGGACGTCGACGGGGCCGGGCGGGGGCCAGTCGAGCGCGACGCCGTCGAGGGTGACGTACCGGCCCTTGGTCGTGACCGTCTCGCCGGCCAGCAGGGCGCGGAGGGCGAGCAGATGCTCCCGGAGCAGGGTGAGGGGCGACGCGGCGCGCGCGCCGACCTGTCCCATCCAGTCCTGCACGCCGTGCCCGACACCGAGGACCGGGCGGCCCGGGAACATCCGGTGCAGGGAGGCGGCCTCCATGGCGGTGACGGCGACGTTCCGCAGCGGGACGGGCAGCAGCCCGATGCCGACGCGCAGGCGCTCGCTCCACGCGAGGGCGGCGGCGCCGGTGGAGATGCCGCCCTCCCGGAAGCAGTCCTCCCACAGCCAGAGCTCGTCGAGCCCGGCTGTGTCGGCCGCCCGCACGACGGAGCGAAGCCGCTCGGGGGCGAGCTGGGGTCGGAACACCGCACCGAGTGTCGTGGTCATGCGGGTGTACCTACCCACGCGGGCCCGCCCCGGCAAACCTTTGCCGGGGCGGGCCCGCACGTGGGGGTGCGGTCAGCGGTTGACGGCCTGGATCTCCTGGACGACGACGTCCTGGGTAGCTCCGAACTCACCGTCGGGCAGGTCGCCGCCCGCGCCACCGGAGCCGGTCCAGTGGACCTCCCACGTGACGGTCGCCTGCAGCGGGAAGGTGCCGTCGCCCGAGGAGCGGAGGTACTTCACCCCGCACGGGGGCGTCCGGTTCGCCTTGCCCTTGGCGTAGGGCTCGCCGATCCGACCGTTGTCGATCTCGCAGACACCGGAGGCGGGGTACGTCTCGGCGTCCGGGGTGCCGGGCTCGATCTTCAGCGCGACCGGCTCCGCCGTGGCCGTCGCGTAGATGCCGATCTCCGGCACGGACGCGGTGACCGACACCGGCTGGAACTCGGCGCCGTCCAGCCACGACCAGGTCGGGAGGTTCACCTTGGTCGCCTGCGCGGGGGCGAGGGTCACCTCGGTGCCGGGGACGCGGATCTCCGCGTAGGCGAGTTCGGCGAGGAGCTCGGGCGTGACGGCGTTCTCGATGTTCGCGGGCGGGGCCTCGCCCTCGTCCACCCAGAAGTAGTCCTCGTCACAGGAGTCCCAGCCGGGCGGGTAACTCTTGTTGACGTACGAGCCCCACCAGTAGCCCTTGCCGGACTTGTCCTTGTTGAAGTCCTTCTCCGGGTCGTCCGGGTTCAGGTACTTCTCGCGCTGCTCGTTGTCCCACTCATGGCCGGTGGACCCGGCCTCCCAGATCGGCTCCAGGTACGCCTGCAGCTCCTCCGGGGTGTACTTGGGCGCGTACCAGCAGGGCGGCGGCGTCCACGAGGTGGTCGACGTGAGCCCGCCGACCTTTCCGCCCTTGCCGTTCTTCGAGTGGTCGAAGACGACACCGCCGGCGGAGACGGAGAGGGTGCCGTCGCCGTCGAGGTTGGCGTTCTGGTCCGTGTCGCCGTGGCTTCCGTGTTTGCCCCTCTCTGCGAAGGCCGCCTGGGCGGTAAAAAGGGAGGCGCAGACGACTGCCAGAACCGTCGCCGTCCTACCCGCGTTCCTTACGGCTGACACTCCTTGGCCCCCCTCTGCGAAATGATTTCGGTGGTCTGCCAGACACCCTCGGCGTTCTTGGTGAGCGCCGCGTTGTAGAGCACGTAGCTGTCCGAGGATGCCGGCGACTTGTCGACCTTGCCGGTCTTCTTGCTCTTGATGTACGACTTGCTCTCGTCCGAGCAATAGGTGACGTACGCCTTCGTGGCACCGTTCAGCGTCGCCTTGCGGTTGAAGTACCGCGTCTCACCCGTCCAGGTGTCATTGGCGTCGATGTAGCGCTGTACGTAGGTGATGGCCGAGCTCAACGCCTTGTCGGTGTTGTAGAAGCCGAGCGCCTCCGTGTCCGTACTGCCCTTGAAGATGGCCTCGTCGACAGAGTTGATGCCGGAGGCGCTGTCGGCGAGGACCGCGTCCTTTGTCGGATCGCCCGTCTTACCGCCCTCGAAAACGTTCTTGGCGTCGGCCGGGAAAGTGATCTTCGGGCGTCCGCCGGATGCAACGGAGTCACTCGGGGTCGGTGACGCCGACTTCTTGTCGCCTGTGTCGGCTCCCGCGATCTTGTCGCTGTCCTTCGCGGAAGAGTCGTCGTCGCTTCCGCACGCGGACAGCGTCAGGGCCGCGGTGGCGGTCAGCGCGAGCGCTGCGAGCAGGGTAGGACGGCGGTTCACAGTCGGCTCCCGGTGGGGCGAGGCGTCTACATCAGCGCGCCAACGCTACCCAGCGCACGCAGTGCGGCACCAGAGCGAACGGGTCAACTGCAACACAGCCAATACCGAATTGGGACGCGGCCGCTCTACGTCAGGGCCGGCACTCGGCGCTTCCTCGCTGCGATGTCAGACGCTCGGTCACCCACACACCGTTCTCGCTCTTGCGGAGCATGGCTGCATAGACGAC from Streptomyces sp. DH-12 carries:
- a CDS encoding peroxiredoxin; amino-acid sequence: MLTVGDKFPEFELTACVSLEKGKEFETIDHKTYEGKWKVVFAWPKDFTFVCPTEIAAFGKLNDEFADRDAQVLGFSGDSEFVHHAWRKDHDDLRDLPFPMMADPKHELMRALGIEGEDGYAKRAVFIVDQNNEIQFSMVTAGSVGRNPKEVLRVLDALQTDELCPCNWSKGDETLDPVALLAGE
- a CDS encoding PhoH family protein, producing the protein MVTSAKRHKPDRRTYVLDTSVLLADPHAPSRFDEHEVVLPVVVVTELEAKRNHPELGYFARQALRLLDDYRVRYGRLDAPIPTGDLGGTLRVELNHSDPSVLPSGYRLGDNDSRILAVARNLQAEGFDVTVVSKDLPLRIKASSVGLLAEEYRAELAITDSSGWTGMSELTLPGEQVDVLFEEGHVYVPEAADLPVHTGLTIQSERGKALGRVTAEGNVRLVRGDREAFGIKGRSAEQRIALDLLLDPDVGIVSMGGRAGTGKSALALCAGLEAVLERRQHQKVMVFRPLYAVGGQELGYLPGTEAEKMSPWAQAVFDTLSAVTSREVIEEVTARGMLEVLPLTHIRGRSLHDAFVIVDEAQSLERNVLLTVLSRIGANSRVVLTHDVAQRDNLRVGRYDGVVAVVEKLKGHPLFAHVTLNRSERSQIAALVTEMLEDGHI
- a CDS encoding LysR substrate-binding domain-containing protein, whose protein sequence is MTVGDRRRQPSLAQLRAFAAVAEHLHFRDAAAALGMSQPALSGALSALEETLGMTLVERTTRRVLLTPAGERLAARAKGVLAEVGALMEETDALRAPFTGALRLGVIPTVAPYLLPTVLRLVHDRYPRLDLQVHEEHTASLLDGLAAGRLDLLLLAVPLGVPGVTELPLFDEDFVLVTPPGHPLGGRCGIPRTVLRELNLLLLDEGHCLRDQALDICREAGSAGVAATTTAAGLSTLVQLVAGGLGVTLLPHTAVEVETSRADRLLTARFADPAPKRRIALAMRTGAARAAEYEQLAVALREALRDLPVRTVEDRRPVTRSADRPGASSAAAAAG
- a CDS encoding alkyl hydroperoxide reductase — translated: MSLDSLKSRIPDYAKDLKLNLGSVIGNSDLSAQQLWGTVLATAIASRSPIVLRELEPEAKANLSPEAYTAAKAAAAVMAMNNVFYRTRHLLSDHEYGNLRAGLRMNVIGNPGVDKVDFEYWSFAVSAINGCGMCLDSHEQVLRKAGVDRDVIQEAFKIAAVVQAVAATLDAEAVLAE
- a CDS encoding transglycosylase SLT domain-containing protein encodes the protein MLEGNRVSRISVRGFAVASATAVTAVGSVVGVASGSTAAQNNDAEATAAGTTLLADIPAGEQAQVQTASLTQQAQTMAIAADATAKKDAEEAARKAAAKTAIAKKKAAEKAEQAKRDAQEREQAEKAASRSAARDASSFAVQASYSVAEVQAMARQMVPADQFQCFSNIVERESTWNYQATNPSSGAYGLVQALPGSKMASAGADWQTNPATQIKWGLNYMDSRYGSPCGAWEFWQANHWY
- a CDS encoding AI-2E family transporter, producing MSRLPGWLGRVGAGLTKVGKRLEERRAEVTGDRGPDDDPARPAADPDRLPPPPEYTQVVLPVRPDPAQAVPWGVRVAAEAGWRLLVLAGTVWVLMRVISAVQLVVLAFVASLLITALLQPTVARLRRLGVPRGPATVLTALFGFVVMGLIGWFVTWQVMENIDTLADQIQDGIDELRNWLLNSPFHVTDKQINEIAKNLREAVGANTEQITSAGLEGVTVVVEALTGLLLALFSTLFLLYDGKRIWQWSLKLVPAVARPGVAGAGPVAWRTLTAYVRGTVVVALIDAIFIGLGIYFLDVPLAVPLAVFIFLFSFIPLVGAVVSGALAVVVALVTQGVFTGVMTLVVVLAVQQIEGHILQPFILGRAVRVHPLAVVLAVATGGLVAGIGGAVVAVPLVAVANTVVGYLRAYSHEAALVQSPRPRGATAMSAPDAPPPAHPEPLPTEAEPDRPQGPAD